The proteins below are encoded in one region of Leptolyngbya sp. CCY15150:
- a CDS encoding helix-turn-helix domain-containing protein, whose protein sequence is MAPKKLSDADKQTIIELYRHPDESTSTLANRFGVSSSTISRIVKQGLPSAEYEDLVQQKRSGPRSVIQFELSPPMDFTPEVEPTSDAIESPPEPIPDPTPEPVAKPEIPRPRRVRPRPEPAVASEPEEPQDEKETLDKPVKDRLILPKIRSSAPTPSVDRLDEEDEKSDRKLSADLEDDDDEDDDDLDDLDNADYSDDDEDDDDDDDDGNAFQGLSTGGDRFSPLEVRPLIEASLTRSYYVVVDRSANLITRPLKDFADLGQIDEAETRERTLPVFDNHRIARRFSRRTQRIVKVPDGKVLHKVSRYLNAKGITRLFVDGHIYEV, encoded by the coding sequence ATGGCTCCTAAAAAACTATCGGATGCGGACAAGCAGACCATTATTGAGCTGTATCGCCATCCAGATGAATCAACCTCAACGCTGGCCAACCGATTTGGCGTCAGCAGCAGCACCATTAGCCGCATTGTTAAGCAAGGTCTGCCCAGCGCTGAATATGAAGACCTAGTGCAGCAAAAGCGCAGTGGGCCACGATCGGTGATCCAATTTGAGCTATCACCTCCCATGGATTTTACGCCAGAGGTTGAGCCAACCTCTGATGCGATTGAGTCGCCCCCCGAACCGATTCCTGATCCAACGCCGGAACCGGTTGCCAAGCCTGAGATTCCTCGACCTCGACGGGTACGGCCGCGTCCAGAGCCGGCTGTAGCATCTGAGCCTGAAGAGCCTCAGGACGAAAAGGAGACGCTCGACAAGCCGGTTAAAGATCGCTTAATTTTGCCAAAAATTCGTTCATCTGCGCCTACTCCGTCGGTAGATCGGCTGGATGAGGAGGATGAGAAGAGCGATCGCAAGCTGTCAGCCGATCTGGAGGATGACGACGACGAGGACGATGACGACCTTGATGACCTCGACAATGCTGACTACAGCGACGACGACGAGGATGACGATGACGATGACGACGATGGCAATGCGTTTCAAGGGCTATCTACGGGGGGCGATCGCTTCTCGCCGCTAGAAGTCCGTCCGCTGATTGAAGCATCGCTCACCCGGAGTTACTATGTGGTCGTCGATCGCTCGGCGAATTTAATTACCCGTCCCCTGAAAGACTTTGCCGACCTTGGGCAAATTGACGAAGCCGAAACTCGGGAGCGGACGCTGCCGGTGTTTGACAATCATCGTATTGCCCGCCGCTTTTCTCGTCGCACCCAGCGCATTGTCAAGGTGCCCGATGGCAAGGTGTTGCACAAGGTCAGCCGCTATCTCAATGCCAAGGGCATTACCCGCCTCTTTGTAGATGGGCATATCTACGAGGTTTAA
- a CDS encoding thiamine phosphate synthase gives MGAMDDHSVGNQPDVSRSAVHRILDANLDRAREGLRTIEEWCRFGLNEGTLTDECKQLRQELARWHTPDIRAARDTLADVGTDLTHAQEEQRQSITHLLQANFSRIQEALRVLEEYGKLYSSEMGAACKKMRYRVYTLDSQLTGQQRHQRLGRSPLYLVTSPQENLLSAVEAALQGGLSLVQYRDKTADDTTRLQRGKDLCELCHRYNALFIMNDRVDLALAVNADGVHLGQQDIPIALARQILGTNRIIGRSTTNPDELHQAIQDGADYVGVGPVYETPTKAGKAAAGLGYVRYAAEHCPIPWYAIGGIDADNLTHVLGAQAERVAIVRAIMQAEQPTLITQYVLSQLHRVQMMRASQTPAVSP, from the coding sequence ATGGGCGCAATGGATGACCATTCTGTTGGCAATCAGCCAGACGTCAGTCGATCGGCGGTGCATCGGATTCTTGATGCCAACCTAGACCGAGCAAGGGAAGGCCTACGTACCATCGAAGAATGGTGCCGGTTTGGCCTGAATGAAGGGACGCTGACGGACGAGTGCAAGCAACTGCGGCAGGAGCTAGCCCGCTGGCACACCCCAGATATTCGGGCCGCCCGCGACACCTTGGCAGATGTGGGCACTGATCTGACCCATGCCCAAGAAGAGCAGCGCCAGAGTATTACCCATCTGCTCCAGGCTAACTTCAGCCGCATCCAGGAAGCCCTGCGGGTGCTGGAAGAATATGGCAAGCTCTACTCCAGCGAGATGGGGGCAGCCTGCAAGAAAATGCGCTACCGGGTGTATACGCTGGATAGCCAACTCACCGGCCAGCAGCGCCATCAGCGCCTAGGGCGATCGCCTCTCTATTTGGTCACCTCTCCCCAAGAGAATCTGCTATCAGCGGTGGAAGCGGCCCTGCAGGGCGGTTTGTCTCTGGTGCAATATCGGGATAAAACGGCCGACGATACGACTCGCCTACAGCGAGGTAAAGACCTATGTGAGCTGTGCCATCGCTATAACGCTCTGTTTATCATGAACGACCGGGTAGATTTAGCCCTAGCGGTGAATGCCGACGGCGTACACCTAGGTCAACAGGATATTCCCATTGCCCTGGCGCGACAGATTCTGGGGACAAACCGAATTATTGGTCGGTCTACCACAAATCCTGACGAGCTGCACCAGGCCATCCAGGACGGTGCCGACTATGTGGGCGTTGGCCCGGTGTATGAAACGCCTACCAAGGCCGGCAAGGCGGCGGCGGGTCTGGGCTATGTGCGCTATGCTGCCGAGCATTGCCCGATTCCCTGGTATGCCATCGGCGGTATTGATGCCGACAATCTTACCCATGTGTTGGGGGCTCAGGCTGAGCGGGTGGCCATTGTTCGCGCCATTATGCAGGCGGAGCAACCGACGCTGATCACCCAGTATGTCCTATCCCAACTGCATCGAGTGCAGATGATGCGGGCGAGTCAGACCCCGGCTGTATCGCCCTAG
- the thiS gene encoding sulfur carrier protein ThiS, whose product MTSASVTLTVNGETQTCPPQTSLPQFLTLIGMNPRLVAVEYNGEILHRQFWEQTLIQEGDRLEVVTIVGGG is encoded by the coding sequence ATGACTTCTGCTTCTGTAACCTTGACGGTGAATGGGGAGACCCAAACCTGTCCACCCCAAACGTCGCTACCCCAGTTTTTAACCCTAATTGGCATGAATCCTCGCCTAGTGGCGGTGGAATATAACGGCGAAATTCTCCATCGTCAGTTTTGGGAGCAGACGCTGATCCAAGAGGGCGATCGCCTCGAAGTGGTCACAATTGTGGGCGGCGGCTAG